From a region of the uncultured Desulfatiglans sp. genome:
- the hemL gene encoding glutamate-1-semialdehyde aminotransferase (aminomutase) (Evidence 2a : Function from experimental evidences in other organisms; PubMedId : 1643048, 2045363; Product type e : enzyme), with the protein MDRNSTEWFRQAQTYIPGGVNSPVRACKAVGLAAPLFIDRAEGCRVWDVEGREYIDYVGSWGPMILGHRHPKVVEAIEKALHRGTSYGAPTPLEVAMAGAIVDRVPSIEMVRMVNSGTEATMSAIRLARAHTGRDKLVKFNGCYHGHADSLLVEAGSGVATLGIPGSPGVPADIARHTLSLPFNDLDAVEATFLKYGPEIAAVIVEPVPGNMGVVLPHDGYLQGLRAITETYGSLLIFDEVISGFRVAPGGAQELYGILPDLTCLGKIIGGGLPVGAYGGRKEIMCGIAPEGSVYQAGTLSGNPLAMAAGLATLELLGEPGVYERLEAAGAKLFQGLARAAEAAGIDVVINRVGSLGSLFFTGSPVTSFETALQCNKDRFVAYYRRMLDCGIYLAPSPFEAAFVSLAHDPGSLDKTIACAAAAFDKLHE; encoded by the coding sequence ATGGATCGAAACTCGACCGAATGGTTCCGGCAAGCGCAAACCTATATCCCGGGCGGCGTCAACAGCCCGGTCCGGGCCTGCAAGGCCGTCGGCCTGGCGGCGCCCCTGTTCATCGACCGCGCGGAAGGATGCCGCGTCTGGGATGTCGAAGGACGCGAGTACATCGACTACGTCGGGTCGTGGGGCCCCATGATCCTCGGGCACCGGCATCCGAAGGTCGTCGAAGCCATCGAAAAGGCCTTGCACCGCGGGACCAGCTACGGCGCGCCCACGCCTCTCGAGGTCGCGATGGCCGGCGCCATCGTCGACCGGGTTCCATCGATCGAAATGGTGCGCATGGTCAACTCCGGCACCGAGGCGACCATGAGCGCCATCCGCCTGGCCAGGGCCCACACGGGCCGGGACAAACTCGTCAAGTTCAACGGGTGCTATCACGGCCATGCCGACAGCCTGCTGGTGGAGGCGGGTTCCGGGGTGGCCACTTTGGGGATCCCCGGAAGCCCTGGGGTGCCCGCCGACATCGCCCGACACACCCTGTCACTCCCCTTCAACGATCTGGACGCCGTCGAAGCGACCTTTTTGAAGTACGGTCCCGAGATCGCCGCGGTGATCGTCGAACCGGTCCCCGGAAACATGGGGGTCGTTCTCCCGCACGACGGATACCTCCAAGGCCTGCGCGCGATCACCGAAACCTACGGAAGCCTGCTCATCTTCGATGAGGTCATCAGCGGCTTCCGGGTGGCTCCGGGCGGCGCGCAGGAGCTCTACGGCATCCTGCCGGATCTGACCTGCCTCGGGAAGATCATCGGCGGCGGGCTGCCGGTCGGGGCTTACGGCGGCCGTAAAGAGATCATGTGCGGCATTGCTCCGGAAGGAAGCGTCTATCAGGCCGGGACCCTGTCCGGCAACCCGCTGGCCATGGCCGCAGGCCTGGCGACCCTCGAGCTGCTGGGGGAGCCGGGCGTCTACGAAAGGCTGGAAGCAGCCGGCGCAAAACTGTTCCAAGGGCTTGCCCGGGCGGCCGAAGCCGCAGGGATAGACGTCGTCATCAACCGCGTGGGTTCATTGGGAAGCCTGTTTTTCACCGGCAGCCCGGTAACGAGTTTCGAGACGGCCCTCCAATGCAACAAAGACCGATTCGTGGCCTATTACCGGCGCATGCTCGACTGCGGCATTTACCTGGCGCCTTCGCCTTTCGAAGCGGCCTTCGTCTCGCTCGCCCACGATCCGGGAAGC